Genomic DNA from Chlorocebus sabaeus isolate Y175 chromosome 6, mChlSab1.0.hap1, whole genome shotgun sequence:
caccacacctggctaatgtttttgtatttttagtagagacagggttcctccatgttgaccaggctagtcttgaactcctgacctcaggtgatccacctgcctcagcctcccaaggtgctgggattacaggcgtgagccaccgcgcccaaccagccttttttttttttttttttttttttttttttggagacagggtcttgctctgtcaccccgccaggagtgcagtagtgcaaacataacttactgcagcctcaaattcctgggctcaagggatcctcccaccgcagcctctcaagtacctgggattacaggcaagagccactgtctggacgagaatttgcatttctgacaagttaCAGGTGCTGCAGGTGGCAGCACCACACTGTGAGCCCCATGGCCGCCTCCTGCTGAGGCTCACCCTGGGCTCCTCCTCTCTTCTAACTAAGTGAGCTCAGTCCCTCCCAGGTTTAAACATCCCTTAAAGAGGTCCACTCCAAATCTGCATACCAGCGTAAGCCTCTCCCTCCAGTTTAGGACTCAGAGCTAATTGTCTTGTCAACATTCCTGGACAGCTCCATCCCAGGATGCCCTAAGTGGAATctggcatgtgccactgcaccagcccgggcgacagagtgtgactccgtctcaaaaaataaataaataaataaataaataaaatgaaaaagagtaaataaatgcttttataaaATGCAACATATCTAGAAAGAGATACAAGAAACTACTTACGGCTTTTGCCTCTAGGAAAGAGGCCCTGGGAGCTGGTGGGATGAGGTGTGGGAGAATCATGTCTGATAAAAGTATGAATGCTTTTCCATGAGATGGTcttaaatgttcaataaaaaagacttgttaaaaaatttttcttttaggccaggcgccgtggctcatgcctgtaattccaacactttggggggccgaggccggcagatcacctgaggtcaggagtttgagaccagcctgtccaacatggtgagaccccccccacacacaccgtctctactaaaaatacaaaaattagatgggtgtggtggcacctgcctgtagtcccagctactcgggaagctgaggcacaagaatcactttaacctaggagacagaggttgcagtgagccgagatcgtgccactgcactctagcctgggtgacagagaaagactccaactaaaaaatatatatatatattttaaagaatcacGGATTTAGAATGCTGAGAATGTTGGTGGTCCCTGACTGGTTCTAAATCCTCATCGCTTccaccctccaccaccacccTGTCTCCAGCTCCGTTAGGCTCTCAGTTCAAACACATCAAGTAAAtggctgccccagggcctttgcacgtgctGTTCTCACTGCATCGACTGCTCTTCCACCCAGTTGCCACTCGGCTCGCCCCTTCCTCTCACCCCTTCCTCTTCTTCAGACCACTCTAAGATAGTCCCTCGCCAGCCCCTCTTTCCTccgcttcatttttcttcataactATTGATTTGTTTAATGTCTGCTTCCCCACTAAAAAGTAATTCTATGAGAAAAGGAATTTATCTTTGTGCCCTGCTGTATCCCCAGAGCCTAGAAGAGTGCCGCATGTGCTCGGCAACTGCTGAATGAATGTCACTGGGCCACTGCAGAGAATGTGGTCTGAAGGTTCAGGGCATCTTGGCGTCTTTAGAATCAGACCCTCCCAAGATCTTGGTCTCATGTATCACAGCATCATAAAATCGCCCCTTCTAGCACCTATCACTTCAGTTGAAGGACCTAGAGCTAGAGGATTCGTCCACACCTTCCAACgtacagatgggaaactgaggcactgggaGAAGGGTGATTACCTCAGAGGGGCAGTGAGCCTTGGTCACAGCGAACCCAGAATCCCATGCTCCTGTGTCCTGAGCGGCACTAGGGAGCCATGGATGAACCAGCAGGAAGAGGTGGAGGGAGTGCCTAAGGGTCTGAAGGACCAATCAGGGCAGGGGTGTGGCcgggctgggggcggggcctgTGAGAGCGGGCCAATGGAGTCAGGGGGCAGGGCCGAAGAGTGGCTCCATAGGGACCAAACGAGGGGAGGCGGGAGGGCACTGATGGCTTTTCCAGAGAGGAAGCAGGGGAAGGTGCCAGGAAGAGATAAGGTGGGAAGGCGGGCTGGGCCGGGGCTGGGTCCCTGACTCCGGGGTTTGTCTGGATTTCCGGAGCCGCCCCCAGCCCGGCAGGGGCACCAGGTGTCTGGCCCGGCCCCACCCCTCTGTGCCTGAGCCTTGTGCTCCAGCTCCCACCAAGGGACCCGCTGGAACGAACCTGGGGGAGTCTAAGTAAGACCAGGAGGAAGACAGACAGAAGGCGGCGGCGGAgtgggagagagatggagagacaggaGGAGACAGACAGggtgagaaagagaaggaaagggagttAGAATAAAAGAGAACGtaaaaatgcagaagaaagagattgagagagaggtAGAAAAGGGACTgatacagagacagaaaaagagagggacAGACACTGCAGAGCTGCCTGGGCAGAGGAGCACAAGGTGAATTCCGAAGGTTCCAGGAGTGGCAGCCCCGTCCACACTGGGCCGCTCCCTCCGAAGGAGGattcctggggtgggggtgggggctctgACTCACCCACTCTCGCTGCTCCTTAAACCAATACCTCAGGCTCCTCCACCCCCTAGAACCTTCTTGGCCTCCCTGCCTGCCCAGCTTCCTGCCCCGCCTCCACCCTGGCAGCCTCCCCTGAGAATGTTCCATTCGACATCCAAAATTGCTCTGAAACTGGTGctgtcctttctcctctccctctgcaAGGCCTGTCCTGATCCAGGAACCTCCAAGCCTTTTGCCTCGTCTCCAGGCTCCTAGACTCACCTGCCTTGAATCCACCCTCCAAAAGGCAGCTTGAGTCTAATTATCTCCTTTCCCTGCTCTGAACTtttccatggctccccagtgccctcAGGACAAAGTACAGATTCCCGGACACAGTCCACATCATCTCCAGGGGTCTGACTCTTAGCCACATCCTCAGCCTCAAACTGAGTTATGCACACTGTCTACACTGGGTTCTCTCCTTTCCCTGCTCCAAACCCTTCCATAGCTCCCCAGTGCCCTTGGGACAAAGCACAGATTCCCGGACACAACCCACACCACCTCTGATCTCAGCCACATCCTCAGCCTCTAACTGAGTTATGCACACTGTCTACACTGGGTTCAACACTGACATTTCCCCTCAGATGCCCTCTCCTCCAGAGAAGCCTTCTCTGCCTGCCCCAGCTACCCCGCCCCAGCTCTGACCACACTGGGTTGTCTGGGGATGGGTCTGTCCCCTCTCCAGGAGCCCCAGTGAGGACTGAGCCCTGGAACTGCCTTGATTATTTAGGACTGGGAGCCTCAGCAGGACAGGACTGGAACCACCGTGGTCACTGCTGTGTCTCCTGCACCACCCAACACCAGGCCAGGCATAGAGGAGATTTTGTTCAATGCAACTGTTTGTTCAatgtcattcattcaataaatatttacagagcacCAATTCTGTTCCAGGCGCTGGGGATAAAACAGTGAAGGAATTCAAAGAGCCCTGattggctaggcatggtagttcacacctgtaatcccagcactttgggaggccgaggcgggtggatcacctgaggtcgggagtttgagaccagcctgaccaacatggagaaaccccatctctactaaaaatacaaaattagccgggcatggtggtgggcgcttgtaatcccagctacttgggaggccgaggcaggagaatcgcttgaatccaggaggcggaggatgcaatgagccgagatcacgccattgcactccagcctgggcaacaagagcaaaactccgtctccaaaaaaaaaaaaagtaaaagcaaaagaaatatttgtggaataaaccAATGAACTTGGAAACCTTTGAGCCACAATCTTAtaaattaccaaaaaataaacaaggaggGTAGAATAATGAGTATTGGTATGTCTATATTTTACAGGAAGCTCAAAAATTCAatatagctcatgcctgtaatcccagcacgttgggaggccgaaaggggaggatcacttgagggcaggagttcaagaccagcctgggcaacgcagtaaGACCCagactctacaaaaagtaaaaaattagctgggcgtgttgacacgcacctgtggtcccagctgcttggggcaggctgaagagggaggatcagtggagcccaggagttcgaggctgtggtgagctgtgattgcatcattgcactccagccagggcaagagATCGAGACTCTCTCTCTTaataaagaagaggaaaggaaagaggatgtaaggaaggaggaagggaggagggaaagaggaacagaggaaggaaggaaggaaggaaggaaggaaggaaggaaggaaggaaggaaggaaggaaggaaggaaggagggaaggagggagaaagagaagcagaaacagaagcagaaggaggagaaggaggaggggaggaggaggggagagaagagaggggaggactaggaagaggaggaagaagaaatagaaataccagGACAGTGAAGCCAGGGTGACACTGTGTCGACACAGAAATCCAAAGGCAGAGGAATGAGTCTCCATACAGTTCTTCCTCCCTGCTCCACTCTGTGCCAGAATGACCCAACTTCAAGAGAACTAACTAACCTGGGCACTGATAAGTCAGGGACTCACAGCACTGGTAGGGGAGGATGGAGGAAAGGCAGGGGCTCCCCTTGCACCCTCCTCCAAGAATGCGCGCCCAGCCCCCAGGACGACTCACCCGCACCAGCCGGGCCCTCTTCACCAGGTCGTTGAGCTTGCGCAAGGCGGCGTGCCGGGGCAGGCCCTGGATGTCGCGGAAGAGGTCCTGCTCCTCCAACTCGAAGAGGCGCCGATTGTCGGGCACGAGGAGAGGCTGGGACCAGAAGGAGCCGATGTAGACACGCAGCACCTCGGGcgtgcccaccaccttgcccagcgccCACATGAGCGCGCCGTAGACGCGCATCAGCTGCTGCGTCTCCACCATGTCGGCCTTGTTGAGCACTACGCGGATCTTGTCCTCATGGCCCCGCAGCGCGCCGATGGCCTCCGAGAACTCGTCGGAGATCTCCAGCTTGTGCGCGTCGAAGAGCAGGATGATGAGGTCCACGCGCTCCGCGAACCAGCGCAGCACGGCCGGGAAGTCGTACCCTGGAGTGGGAGTGGAGAGACAGGGGCGCAAGGGGCAGAAGTCAGACCCCCACCCTCCAGCCATTCAGTAGCATCCATTCTCTTGCATATTGGACTGTAAAGATGTTCATGTTGTTGACTGTCCAGATCCTGTCTAGGCAAAATAGCCAAGGCCCTCAGTGGGCACCATTGCTTTGGTTCCCCAGTCCCCAGAATTTCCCCCCTCACTCTGGTCCCAGCCCCTCAAGTCCTCAAGCCATCTGGTTACAGGGGCAATCATCCCCCTTTTCctttgctggagtgcaatggcaggatcatgCCTCCCTGAAACCTCCGCTTCcccgagctcaggcaatcctcctatctcagcctccctagtagctgggaccgcaggcgcgcctcaccacacgtggctaatttttttttttttttttttttttgtagagacagggtctcactatgttacccgggctggtctcatactcctgagctcaagtgatcctcttgcctcagcctcccaaaatgtggggatCACAGGAGTCAGCCGCCGTGCACAGCCTCCAGGCCTCCATTTTTTCATTCGCTCATTCATTAACCAGTTATTAGTGGTGTGCtttgtaggtgtgtgtgtgtaggttgtTAAAAATACTgacatgaggccgggcgcagtggctcacgcctgtaatcccagcactttgggaggccgaggtgggcagatcacaaggtcaggagatccagaccatcctggctaacacggtgaaaccccgtctctactaaaactatcaaaaattagccgggcgaggtggtgggcgcctgtagtcccagctactcaggaggctgaggcaggagaatggcgtgaacccgggaggcggagcttgcagtgagccgagatcgcgccactgcactccagcctgggcgacagagcgagactccatctcaaaaaaaaaaaaaaaaaaaaaaaaaaaatactgacacGTTTGCTAAAAGATCCCCCCGTGCGTCTATGGAAATCCAAGGCTGCCGCGTGCCTCTATCACCCCAGCTTCTCCCCAGGACCTGTTGGATCCCCCCATGATCCAGCAACTACAGTTCATGTTGGATAGCTATGCTCTTGCtatagcagatttttttttttttttgagacagtgtctcactctgtcgcccaggctggagtgcagtggcatgaatgcagctcactgcaacctccatctcccaggttcaagtgattctcccgcctcagcctcccaagtatctgggattacaggcatgcaccaccacgcccggctgatttttgtatttttagtagagacggggtttcaccatgttggccaggctgagatGTTAAATATTTTGCATTGATTTAGCAATATTTACTGAGAGTCTCATGTGTGCCAAGCCCTGTCCTGGGAGCCTGAGATACTGCAGAGAACACACAGACAAGATTCTTGCTCTGATGAAGCACCCATCCCAGCCATAGGTTtccatgctcattcattcattcctttcaccattcatttcctcattcacTGTTTCATCCACCCATTCTCACCTTTGCTTGTTCACTCATTTAATCACCATCGAGCAATGCTGAGGCGAGCATTGATTGAGACCCCCTGACTTAGCTGTCTAGaatacctggatttgaatccctcCTCTGCCTCGAtctgctgtgtgatcttaggaAAGTAGCTTAACGTCTCTGAActtgtgttttctcttctgtaaaatgcagatcATAGAAGGAATGTTGtgaagccaggtgtgatggctcaaacttgtaatcccagcactttgggaggctgaggcaggcagatcatttgaggccaggagttcgagaccagcctagccaacatggcaaaacccccatctctactaaaaatacaaaaaaattagcctggtgttggtggctcatgcctatggtcccaaATACATGGGAGGTTGtggcacgagaatcgtttgagcttgggaggcagaggttgcagagagccgagatagcatcactgcactccagcctgggtgacagagtgagactctgtccacgCCCCCTGCCCCAAAAAAAAAggactgttgtgaagattaaaagaatataaatgagtttatatatatatataaagagcttAAAATAATGCCTggcattgaactgtacacttaaaaatgatgtaggtggctgggcacagtggctcatgcctgtaatcccagcactttgagaggctgaggcaggaggatcgcttgagtctgggagtctgagaccagcctaggcaagatgacattccctgtctctacagaaaaaaataaaaataaaaaattatccacgcgtggtgacatgcatctgtagtctcagctactcaggaggctgaagcaagaggatcacttgagcccagaggttggaggctgcagtgagccacgattgtgtcactgcactccaacaggcagacagagcaagaccttgtctctcttttttttttaaatggttgagcttttttttttttgaggcagagtcttgctctgtcaccaggctgaagtgcagtggtgcgatctcagctcactgcaatctctgcctctcggattcaagcgattctcctgcctcggtctcccgagtagctgggattacaggcgccaccacacccagctaatttcccAGACACACCCGTGTTCACCATCTGGGACCTGCACAGATGTTTGTAGTCACACAATCACAAAGACAATATGAGAtgcacacacatcacagagaCCTGCACGAACACACAGGTACAGAGGCACATGtgcacacccacacagacacaatCGCACACACATAACCTCCCATGCCCTCCCAAACCCAAAggcacccacacagacacacacacagttacacaaaAGATACActcctgtacacacacacattctcacataCACAACACCACACAGAAGCACACAACTGTATCCCGAGGTACAATCACAGGTAGTCACACACAGCCCAACAAAATCCCCGCAGCCCTGTACTGCCCAACGCAGCCACACAAAGTCACACACAGCCCAGATACACATATATGCCTCATGCACAGGCACACAATGTCAGACTCACACCCACAATGATACACACTAAAtccacagacacatagacaatgccctttatgtctctctctctcacacacttatacacacacttcacaatataacaatatatagAGACAGAATCAGTTGCACACAATCCCACAAAGTCTCTCACAGCCCTACACAGCCCTTCAGAGTCACACAGAGTCATccagcaggccgggcacagtggctcacacctgtaatcccagcaccttgggaggccaaggcaggaggatcacctgaggtccagagtttgagaccagcctggccaacatggtgaaactctgtctctactaaaaaaaaataatgataataatacaaaaattagccggacatgggtgtggcgggtgcctgcagtcccggctactcaggaggctgaggcagaagagtcacttgaactcgggaggcgaaggttgcagtgagctgagatcgcgccactccactccagcctacgtgacagagtgagactctgtcgcaaaaacaaacgaacaaaacaaAGTCATCCAGCCACAATTAtaggcacacgcacacacgcacacacacacagaggcaggtACACAATTCAAAGTCACACAACCTCAGAGCCAAGGCCATGATGAGGCACGTCCACCGCTATACACAAATGCATGGAGACACCACTCCCACGAGTACATTCACAGAGACACACTTTCCCAAGATATacagagtcacacacacacaccccaacagcTGGacactctctcctcctcttcctctaccCTCAAGGCCAGGAAGGCAGACCCCGTTCTCCACTCCCCCACCACCCATGGCCTTTGGACGCCCCTGCTGGCACCCCTGCCCTAGCTGAGAGAGCCGCTCCCTCCCGTTgtcccaggcccaggccctgggGTGGGAGCCCCAGGAATTCCTCCCCCTCAGCTGGCAGCAGCACATCCTCCCAATCGTTTCTGCAGCTGCCTCCTGCCTTTCTCCTGTGGGGCCTCTGGACGGCGGCCAGGGACACCGTCACCCCCGGCGTCCCCgccccaccccaggcccagcctcctcgCCAGGGCCTCTCATTCCCTCTGCCCCACATGGCAGCCTCCTTTGCCCCAGTTCCCAGCCTCCGAGGCCATGGGGGGTGGAGGACACAAGTTCGTGGGGCTGGGGGGCCACAGATGCTGAGCTGAGCTGGGCAGGAGTGGTGGGGGCCCAGCACACCCGGAGGCCCCCGCTGGAATCCACCCCCCGCTGCTCTCCTTGCACAGCTGTTTATAAATTCCAGGCCTGGCCTTGGCCCCCACCCAGATTCCCTTCCCATCCTCTTCTCAGCCCCATCTGTGGCCCAGACGCGGAGCCAGGAGCTCACAGGGCCCAGCTTCCCCTGCCCGGGCTCTGCCTCATCTCTGGGCCTTGTGTCTCCCTGCACCGCTGTCTCACTGCCTCGGAATCCCTGTCCCTCTTCATCTCTCCCTTCccatccttcctgcctgcccaGACGTGCGGCTCCTGCCCGCTCGCACCACGTGGTCACTCACACGCCTCCCCCACCCATCAGTGCGAGCCAGCATGGAGCAGTCACGGCTTCCACTAGCTCCCTGGGCTGCCCCGCCAGCCAGGGCCAGAGGACGCAGGCCCAGGTCCCAGTGGAGACACCGCCCCTCCTCCTctagacccaggagtccagatccCAGGCCCTCGTCcgtcagacccaggagtccaggcccagcccctcctccctctgacCCAGGAGTCCGGGCCCCCGGACCCtcttccctcagacccaggagtccggacccccggcccctcctccctcagacccaggagtccaggctcagcccctcctccctctggcccaggagtccaggcccgcccctcctccctcagacccaggagtccagacccccagcccctcctccctcagacccaggagtccagacccccagcccctcctccctcagacccaggagtccagacccccagcccctcctccctcagacgcaggagtccaggcccagcccctcctccctcagacccaggagtccaggcccagcCGCTCCTTCCTCTGACCCCAGGGTCCGGCCCCACTCACCGCGGCTCACTCTCTGTTTGGCACCCGACAGGATACCCGGGGTGTCGATGATGCTGATGCTCTCCAGGACCTGATTGGGGAGCTGGGCACACATGAACCTGGGGGGTAGAGGGAGGGTCAGGGGTCAACACAGGGAAGGACAGAAGGAGGGAAAACATGAAGAGGGACTCGGGACCGCATGACAGAGCATCGTGTATGGGCAAAGAAAGACTCCAAACAGAAAAAGGGCGACCAGGACCATCTCAGAGCTGTAACCAGTCACAGCTCATGTTCGGTAAGCACTTAATTTGTGCCAGGtgcgttcttttttttttttttttttagacagcgtctcaccgcacctggcccaaggtGATTGATCCCCATTTTGAAGATGAGGCTACAAGCGGGGCAGAGAGGTCAAGTCATTTGCTTGAGGCCACCCAgcaggctgggatttgaaccaggcATGCTGACTTCACCAGCCTAGGTGCTCCCCTGAATAAGAGAGCAGAGACAGGCATGGGAAGAATTGGGTAGAGAGAAGGGAATTGGGGCTGAGAAGGAGGGaaacacagggaggggacagaggagggGGACAGCAAGATGCACCcccagggccgggtgcggtggctcacgcgtgtaatcccagcactttgggaggctgaggcgggtggatcacttgaggccaggagttcgagaccagcctggccaacatggtgaaaccccgtctgtacctaataatacaaaaactcgctgggcgtggtggcgggtgtctgtaatcccagctactcaggaggctgaggcaggagaatcgcttgaacccaggaggtggaggttgccgtgagctgagatcgcacccactgcactccagcctgggtgacaagaacggaAACTACGTctcaacaaaaagagaaagaaggatgtGCCCTGGGCTCGCGGCTGGCACACCTGTTGAGGAAGGTGTTTCCGAAGGGGTTGAGTTTGCGGAAGGGCTTGTCCGGGTCCACGACGAGGGCGTTGCCGGGCACAGTGCCCTCGGTGTCCCCATGCATAACGGCCACAAAGCAGTCGGTGGTGGGCTCAGGCCCCACGCGGGAGCCGGGCACCTCCTGCTCCAGCAGGTACTGGATGAAGCTGGTCTTGCCCGTGCTGTACTGGCCAGCCACCAGCACCATGGGCTTGCCGTCGAAGTCTGCGTCCTCCAGGGCCGGCGAGTGGAAGGCCCCGAAGCGGTAGTGCTCCTCCAGCGGCAGCAGCTTCGTGCGGTACAGCTCCTTGAGGGCCGAGGTCACTGTGCGGATGGCCTCGGGCTGCTGGCCCCGTGCCCCGCCCCGCTTCAGCCAGCTAAACATGGTGGCGGCACACTGCCCACTGGCTTCAGAGAGACGTGCAGATGGAGAGCTGCCTGTGGGATGGGGAGAGGGCATGAGCATGGGCGGCCCGgccaaggaggaagaaaggggtcTGAGTGTAGACTGTCTGGGTGGCAGGATgggtggagaaggaggaggagcgcAGATATTTGTGGTCACAAATATGTGGTCACAGAGCATGGATGGCGGATGGCAGGAGGAAGAATGGAATTGGGAtacgatggttcacgcctgtaatcctagtattttgggaggccgaggcaggaggattgcttgaggtcagtagctcaagaccagcctaggtaaaatagtgagatccccatctctacaaaaaagaataatcagctgggcatggtggtacatgcctgtagtcccagcactttgggaggctgaggcaggagcattgcttgagctcagaagttcaaggctacagtgagctatgatcatgccactgcactccagcctgggctacagagcaagaccccatctcaaaaaacaaacaaacaaaaacctgggcgcagtggcttatgcctgtaatcccagcactttgggaggccaagtcaggtggaccacctgaggtcagaagtttgagaccagcctgcccaatatggtgaaaccctgtctctactaaacatataaaaaattagccaggcgtggtggtggccacctgtaatcccagctactcaggaggctgagacaggagaatcacttgaacccgggaggtggagattgcagtgagccaagatcccaccactgcactcaacagagtaagactccatctcaaaaaaacaaaaaaaaaaaaaaaaaaagggagattatAGTGAACCagctgaaggaagagaaagaagaaagattaatGGTGACATGGTTGAAGAAGGGGGATTGATGGTGGTAATGGAAAACCAAGAGATGGACAAGGCGAAGGATGCAGAAGCTGCCTGGAAGAAACGGATTCCTTAAtcacttcattcatttcttcctcccttcACCCTTCCATCATTTGACATATTTTCACTGAAATCACTCACTCCATGCTTCAGGCACTGTAGACCCAGAAACCAGTCAGAGATCATCCCTCACCCACCCAGAGCCTTTAATGAGGACCTAGACACATGCCAGACATCCAGAGGAGGGCGTGAGAAAGCGACTACAGCACCAGTAAGACTCAGGGCAGGGCTGACTTTTGAGCTGCTCCATGAAGGGCAGGCAAGACAAGGGGATTTAGGCAGAGAGGACGGTGCATGCAAAGGTCTGGGGGTGTGAGAGGTCCTGGTGTGTTGGGAGCCATGAAATATCTGAGTGATTGACACAGGGGCACAAAGAGGAGGGTTGAGAAATGGAGCTGAGAAGGTTGCCTGGGTGTACCCAGGTCATGAGGGCTGTTGAGTGTTAAGAAAAATGAGGCAACATTTATGAtcactgcatgccaggcactgtactaactCACTTAACCTTCATAACCCTGTAAAGTAGGTCTATTACCATCCCtggttttccttctgtctttttttttttttttttttttttttggagacagagtctcactctgtagcccaagctggagtgcagtggcacaatctcggctcactgcaaccttcatctctgtggctcaagggattctcccgtctcagcctcccaagtagttgggactagaggcatgcgccaccacacctagttaatttttttttttttttttttttttttttttttttgtatttt
This window encodes:
- the EHD2 gene encoding EH domain-containing protein 2; translated protein: MFSWLKRGGARGQQPEAIRTVTSALKELYRTKLLPLEEHYRFGAFHSPALEDADFDGKPMVLVAGQYSTGKTSFIQYLLEQEVPGSRVGPEPTTDCFVAVMHGDTEGTVPGNALVVDPDKPFRKLNPFGNTFLNRFMCAQLPNQVLESISIIDTPGILSGAKQRVSRGYDFPAVLRWFAERVDLIILLFDAHKLEISDEFSEAIGALRGHEDKIRVVLNKADMVETQQLMRVYGALMWALGKVVGTPEVLRVYIGSFWSQPLLVPDNRRLFELEEQDLFRDIQGLPRHAALRKLNDLVKRARLVRVHAYIISYLKKEMPSVFGKENKKKQLILKLPVIFAKIQLEHHISPGDFPDCQKMQELLMAHDFTKFHSLKPKLLEALDEMLTHDIAKLMPLLRQEELENTEVGVQGGAFEGTHMGPFVERGPDEAMEDGEEGSDDEAEWVVTKDKSKYDEIFYNLAPADGKLSGSKAKTWMVGTKLPNSVLGRIWKLSDVDRDGMLDDEEFALASHLIEAKLEGHGLPANLPRRLVPPSKRRHKGSAE